A stretch of DNA from Kwoniella mangroviensis CBS 8507 chromosome 1 map unlocalized Ctg01, whole genome shotgun sequence:
CAATgtaccaccttctctcaagTACTGGATAGCCTGGGTGTATCCGGACTTGTGAGCGGCAGTGACGAGAGCGGCGTGAGGTCCAAGACCACCTGTAGCGGCCTTGACATCCGCGACGAGGTCTTTGGAAGTCTTGAAATCTACCCATGCGTCTGCACCGAGGGATTTGACCATTTTCTCTTTGGCGGCTCCGGTATCGATAGCGACGACCTTGAGACCAGCTGCTTTGGCACTGCAGGTGAAAACAGTATCAGTAAGTCCTGGATAGAGTGTAGAGGTGTACAGGGCTGGAAGAAAATACTCGCTATTGAACGGCCAAGTGACCCAACCCACCACCAGCACCTGGAAGAGCTACCCAATCACCTGATTTGGTGTTGGACACCTTCAATCCTTTGTAGGTGGTTACACCGGCACATAAGATGGAGGCGGCACCGGCAGAGTCAAGCTCTTTAGGGATGGGTGTAACGTGGTTGGTATAGGAGACGACGTATTCGGAGAAAGTACCATCGACGGTATATCCGGAGAGTTTTACGTTGGGACAGTCTAAATGATGTGAAGTATTACGTCAGATGATTGGTGTTAGCGTGGGAATAACATGCTTAATCCCTAACGGCAGCGGACGATGATACAGTACTTACTCATTTCGAAACCTCTTCTACAGAATTCACAGTTCAGACAAGAGTCTGCCATCCACTTGATACCGACTCGATCACCAAGTTTGACGGGGGAGTTGGGCGTGTTGTCACCGATAGCTACAATGGTACCTACACCTTCGTGTCCACCGATCAATGGGTTCATAGGTTTGACTGGCCAATCACCCTGTTTGGCATGTAAGTCGGTATGACATACACCTGTATGAGAGATGTGGACGAGACATTCTCCAGGCTTGAGATCTTTAGCTTGTTTGACGGGATGTTGTTCTCTGATTTCAAGATCGGATCCTATGGCTGGTACGACCGCGGCGACTTGGGTGAAGGGAATGCTGAATCCTTGTAAGGTCGACATGGTTTTATGTGATGTGGTGAAGTTTCTTTTGAAGAGGTTGTTTGTGTTGTATGTATGCGTGgtcttgttgttgttgttgttgttgttgttgttgttgttaaGGGTTGATGAActgaaaggaagagatgcagatgatgatcgaaGTAGGTTGTTATATATGGTGGAAGCTGGGAAAGAATGCGAGTGGACCGTCGGAAGTGAGCGGATTATTGAACCGGTCGACATCGTACACTCGTTTTGGATGGGGATTTTTTTATTTGGTAATTTAGTTTGACACTCGGCTATTATCGTTCCTCTCAGCTATCAACTTAGGTAACTTGGAGTGGGAAAATCAAACAAGGCTCTAGCGTATTCGGACTATGAGATACGTTGCTTTTGGCTTGGTAAACGAGGATTGGAGAGaaggaacaggaagaaagtTTATGAAATCGACTGGTAGGTAGATGAGTGATAGTTGTTATGTTGGAGATAAGAGAAtaaatatatcatcaatgcaTCCCCTTGCCTTAATCGGTCATCTCGATATTTATGCCTACAACATGCATAGGTCAATTTGTAATGATGGCCGCTTATGTACTTCCGGATTTGTTATACATCACATAATCTGTAGAAGTAGTGGTATAGAAATTGTTAGACCCTAACGATGGACCTCTTTTCAATGGTGGTTAAGCCCCTTCTGCTGGACAACCCTCAGAGGAGAGGAGAAACTCACAGAGCGACGGGTGCAGAGGGAGAACGATCAAACGGATAAGGAATGTTAGCTGAGTTTGAGGAATgttgatatatcatcaatattcaGGGTCACGGTTCTATCTAGGTAGGATTAGGAAAAAGGCGGCTAAGGAATGATTACATAACCACCGATATATGAGTaagacggaatcaaatgatTACGAGTAGGTTGATTAAAATATCATTTTATCCGCAAATCGCAAGAATCGCCAAACGCATAGCGGCAGTTTCCCTTCGTTGCGATCCGATGCGGACCTTCATTCACTCGACCTTTGATCATCGCGATctttgttcttgttcttttaCGGCACAGGCACACCTTGTCCCGTGACTGTACCATCGCATCGCAGTTACAATACCACCCATCGTATAGCCGTGTTCGCTTGCAGGTGTGTCGATTAGCCATGGTATGGATCACATACCCGATAACACGGTGATGTTCGGATGAATCACGACGCACCGGTTGTATCAAACGCTATTCTTTCCGAATCCATCTTGGACTTCCACGTCCATAAAGTAATGACGTGGAACATGTTATCCCACGTGGATATTTTCAAAGTTGCCTTTCGAAgtcgaagagagatgaaagacgAAGAGCGACAACATGTGCTATAATTATAGATAGTTGCTGAAACCAGCTCAAAGCACCTCACATGTATCATAGATGATCACACTATCCAGATGGGGCTTCACCAGGCCTATCTCCCTCCCTTCGTGCTCCTACAGCTTCAGGAGGTATGCTACAAAGACGAAGGCGataaaaggtgaagaagaatgggagacGGTTATAGGATTGGAGATTCATGCTCAGCTGAAAACTGGTAGAAAGTTATTTTCGCGTGAGTAATAACGCAAACCATTATCCTGAAGTACACTCGCTCATCCTTAGTGACGTGATAGCCGCTTCGACCTCGTACGGCGAAGTACCGAACACCAACGTCAATTTACATGATGCTGCTTTCCCCGGTACTTTACCTGTGAGCGTGCTTCATGTTTCCGGGTGTCTGGAATGACATAAACTGATAGAAGCTCTCGGCAGGTCCTTGATCTGCATGCGGTGAGATTGTCGCTGATCACTGCTCTGGCGCTGAATTGTCAGGTCGTAAGTCAACTAAACCTAGTTCGAGAAACTGAAATTCGAAGCTGATGTTATTTGATCCGCCCACAGAATCGACGTTCAACATTCGATAGGAAACATTACTTCTATCATGATATACCGGCGTCATATCAGATAACGCAGCATTACAGTGAGTAACCATCCCGTTTAGCTCATCATACGAGCTTCCTTCGAAAAAGTTGCTGATCTGATCACGATTAGATCCACTCGCGAGGAATGGTAAATTGCAGATATCGCAAGGTGAGAACAATGTCAAGAGAACTTTTGATGTGGGGATACATCAATTGCAGATCGAACAGGTAAGATAGTCGCCGTACTTGACACTCGCATCATATAGCTATGTTAATTAATCTTCTGTGCGCTTATAGGATACAGCTAAGAGTCAGACTGTTGGAGACAATACACTCGTCGATCTCAATAGAGCAGCAACAGGATTGATGGAGATTGTCACTGAACCAGATATGAGGTCAGCTTTTTTTGTTATGATCGTTTAACCTAATGCAGGCTAAAGCTGACTTATTTTGATACGTGTTAATAGATCAGCAGAAGAAGCCGGTGCGTTTGTCAGGAAGTTACAAGGTCTACTTAGAAGATTAGGAtcaggtgatggtgatatggaGAAGGTAGGTCTTCCACGATGCATTCGATAGCATCGAGGATTCAAAGCTGACTGAGCTTTGTTGTCAAATAGGGTAATTTGAGAGTAGACGTAAATGTCTCCGTCCATCGATATGGTACACCTTTCGGAACGAGATGCGAAATTAAGAATATCAATTCAGTCAGGTTCCTACAAGCTGCTATAGGTGAGTTCTTACAGGCCATATGGCTGTTAAGAACATGACTAATGTATCTTGctgtatcatatcatgaaGAGTCAGAGCGACGCCGACATATACAACATTATGTCACATCACCCACCACGCCTATCCAGCAAGAGACGAGGGGATTGAACGAATTGACTCTAGAGACGTTCTCTCTGAGATCAAAAGAGGAAGCTATGGATTATAGATATATGCCTGATTCCAACTTACCTGCTGTGGTCATTGATCCCGTGAGTTTGGTCGTATTCTGACTATCTAATCACATTCAAGTTGCGCAAGGTTCACTAGTCACTGAGTCGATGGTTTTCTGCGTTATCTCAGGAGTACCTCTCCAGGTTGAGAACCGAATTACCAGAAATGCCATGGCAAGTTGTCAAGCGATTGACTGACACGTACGGCGTCCAAAAGAGAGATGTGGAGACGTTGATTGGATTAGACGAGTCTGGGTTCGAGGGTATACGGTATTATGAGGATGTAATTGGGCAAGGAGAAGACAAGAAAACTGCTAAGAAATCTATGAACTGGTGAGTGACACAGATTTACCATCCTTCTACATGATCCTTTCGATCATGTCCAACTCATATCTCTCCAGAATGCCCTTTCAGGAACGATTCTAATACCCCAATATCCAATCACATAGGATCGTTCATGAACTCCTCGGTCAAATTGGAAAATTATCCATTCCCTGGTCACCCACTCTCATACCGTCATCATTGATGCGGGAGATGGTactgatgattgaagatggtagaATAACAGGAACGACTGGAAAATCAATTATaaaacatctcatctctgccCCCGCTCCTTCTGTCTCGACCAAGGAGGTGTCTCTTCAAGATGTACTATCGAATTTAGGGATTAACATCAATGAGATTAACGAATCATCGATTGATATCAAGACGTTATGTCAACAAGCTATAAGCAACCAACCTAAATCCGTTGCAGATTataagaaagggaatgaaaAAGTTATAATGAGGTTGATAGGTGAGGTTATGAAGTTGAGTAAAGGTACGGCGGACGCTAgaaaagtgaaagaagagttGGTAGAGCTGTTGAAGGAATGAACGTGAACATACACCATATAAGATTTGTACATGTCTGTGTGTGAATGGAGCTTTGTCTCTCGGTGGACCGGTAGAGATGAGTACGGaatatcatattgatcactCAATGCAATGTATAAACTATGTACAGCTTTTTCCCTTGAACTCACATCTTACAACATATGAAACACTTTGCAATTCGGAGGATCCACGATATCAAATTCTAAGATCTAGCTGCTATCGCAGCACTCTTCCAAAATACCTCATGATCCCCATTCTCTCCATGCTCGTTCCATCTTTTCGACAATGCTCGCATAACTTCACCATGGGATGAACCGGGCATAGATGATTTGGCGTATTTCATGTTGGCTTTCAAGTACACTACAACACCTGGACGTTAGCCTGTGCTTACTGAAAAGTCAATGGATCAACGAAGGTAGTAAAAGCAAAAAATTCTTTCACTTTTCCCTCAAGGTGAGAAAGgagtgactcaccttggaatGCAGATGCAGTTTTTTGTTTTGTTTCAAAGAGAGGTACGAGTGTACCTTTACATATTCCGCAAGTATGTTTAGTCGTATCGATAGCTATATCATAAAGAGATTTTTATCAATATTTCAACGAGCAACTACGATGTgaaactcaactcacatttGGAATGTCGTTTGTATCTGCAACAAGGATTGCCCAAGGAATATAGGTCAGCAGGAATCAAACGTTGACCACGCCCAAAGTTGGAACATAAGAAGGAGATCACTTACAttcttccacatcgatcACTGGAACATTTCCATTGATATTTATATTCTATCTGATAAGCGTGGGTGGTCTATGAAATAGTAAAATCTGAATCAGCAAATTCTCTCTTGACCGTACTACGTGATGTATCAACTCACCGTAACTTGAATATCTTTCCTTGCAAGCATGACTTTCCTTCCCCTAATTGTACGTGATATAAGTATGGGGGGATCCTGGGATCCTTTCAGAAAATCCGGGGGAGGTAAACTTAGACTTACCATGATTTGAATTTCCTCCCGTGAGGATTCTTAAATTCGTTACTGATCACCCATGTAGCCACTACGCCGGATTCCATAaagaatatcagctcatgatTATCTTTGACCGAAGATTGCGAGGCGGGAAGCTGACTCACAGTGACACATCTCGTGAGCTACAGTGTTGAGTATTTGTTCTGCGAAGCCGCACCAGAACAAAGATCATTATCAATATTCAATCCATCACTCATTTCCCGGAGTATTGCGATAAGAGGTGGATGTGAAGTGATTTattcgatattgatcaaAACTCACTTTCACCAGTCAATACTTTCTCACTCAATTCAATCCAATGAtccttcttactttcccCATTCTTCGTAATTCTAcaaatccatcatatcagcaAACCTATCGCCTTGGATCTTGATTGGATAGCTGATCTTGAAATTGAACTTACCGTTTGATCCTCGCCACTCCAGCAGTAGTTAACAGCCTATTATTCCATTCTACCCTGGCCCCAACACCTTTCATACCCAATCTATTTTCGAAGACCTTCTCATCTAACTCTTTAAATATCGAATTGGCTATTCGTGTCCGTTCTTCTATCCAAGCTTTGTTTGAAAACAATGATTTATCCGATTTACCTTTATTAGAAATGATATTTTTCTTCTTATTACTCTTCCTaccatcatctgaatcacgGTGATCAGAATCGGAGTCGGAATCGGAAGAAGCAATTACCAATTGACTTATATCTGGTATCCATAAAGGTGTATCACTCTTATCATTAGGCGTCTTATTGGTTTCAGGCGGTGGTGGAGAGAGAatctcaaatccatcactaTCGCTGTCTTCCTCTGACCCACTTCTTATCGCTTCTTCACTCTGATATACCTCctcattgtcatcatcttcgtcttggTCACTGGCTGAAgtctcctcctcctcagaatcataatcatcatccacaatAAAATCCCTCAACGATCCCAtagtatcttcctcctcttcgtatacctcttcctcagagTCGTTCTTGTCGTACGCTTGTTCCTCTATGAACCTCAATGCGGCAGGTTTACCTCTTGTCTTGCGCACTGACGAAGGACTGGGAGCAGTAGAGGGAAAATTGGGAAGGACACGTTGGTAAGTGGATGGTTCAGCTTCAGAGTCAGACTCGGACTCGGACACTACCACTCTGCGTTTACCTGGTGTACGTCTTGGAGTGGGGTTCCATATTACTGATTCGTCAGAATCGGATTCGACGATTATAGGAGTGGTTGATCGGGGATTAGGGGAACGACTGAGGGCCTCTGCAGGGGAGGGAGAAGTTGGATCATTATTGAGGGGTTTggttgagggtgatgaaggtCCAGGAGAGCTACAATGAGCAATGATGCCGTTAGTCTTTCAGATATACGATGTTTGAATGGGTGATTGGTGGATATCTTACAATTGTGATGTtccatcgacatcttcctcctctacgTCTACACAAATCACTTCCTTGGTACCTGAAGCaatgtcatcatccaatctcagaTTGCCTCTACAAAACATATGTCAGAATTCTGTCTCAAGTACTACAGACAGTCAACTTACAGATCCAATGATTCCATCAAGTCGACCTGCTCCTGTTCCTCTTGCTCTTCATGACCTATCTGAGCGTCGTCTACCCCATCATCCACAATCTCGGCGGCAacattctcctcttcgtaGATTTTAGCAGGCGTATCAATAAACCTCAACcctttcaacttctttcccGGAGTTTTGACTTTAAGAGAGGAGAATTCCACTCTTTTCAATGGAGAAGGGGCGAAGTTGGTTTCCTTCCTAGGTGTTAATGGGATTTTACCAAATGTCATCTGGGGTATGGAAGGGCCTATAGAAAAAATGTCAGTCATGCTTCTTAAAATTTTATGCCACGTACAACTCCGTAGACAGGTTAACACATACCGGGTGAGCAGGAAGGAGATACGCTCTGATCCTTTTTCGTCTTCAACGACGTTTGCTTTATTTCTACAAGCTTTACCTCATCGTCCGATTCTGAATCGGAAATGATCCTGAGTCGAGATCTGTTCGAAGTACGTGACATTAGGGCTGTGATGTTAAGCAATTGAAATAGTATGAAAAACAAGACACCAACATTGATGATCTAGATGGTCGATGTTTTGATCAGATGTCACACTTTTGTACAGTATTTTGTTTATCTTTCAACCTCGAGAGAAAACCAGTCGCGTGGATGGTCCCATCTTTGAATGGGAATTGATTCCGTCGGAAACGAAACGGACAAAACAAAcaagtcaaaatcaagatcgTCCATTTTTTTGCATTGCATCTCTTCGACAAGCTATCAACAATACCAACGATTATAATGGGTACATCAGATATCCCAGGATACGGGATGCAAGCAGAAGAGGAACCTCAGACAGATTAATCCTTCGGATCCTCACACTTCTGAAAGTCATTCAAGCAGCAtcgtcatcttgatcagctcgTC
This window harbors:
- a CDS encoding aspartyl/glutamyl-tRNA(Asn/Gln) amidotransferase, B subunit, which encodes MITLSRWGFTRPISLPSCSYSFRRYATKTKAIKGEEEWETVIGLEIHAQLKTGRKLFSPASTSYGEVPNTNVNLHDAAFPGTLPVLDLHAVRLSLITALALNCQVNRRSTFDRKHYFYHDIPASYQITQHYNPLARNGKLQISQGENNVKRTFDVGIHQLQIEQDTAKSQTVGDNTLVDLNRAATGLMEIVTEPDMRSAEEAGAFVRKLQGLLRRLGSGDGDMEKGNLRVDVNVSVHRYGTPFGTRCEIKNINSVRFLQAAIESERRRHIQHYVTSPTTPIQQETRGLNELTLETFSLRSKEEAMDYRYMPDSNLPAVVIDPEYLSRLRTELPEMPWQVVKRLTDTYGVQKRDVETLIGLDESGFEGIRYYEDVIGQGEDKKTAKKSMNWIVHELLGQIGKLSIPWSPTLIPSSLMREMVLMIEDGRITGTTGKSIIKHLISAPAPSVSTKEVSLQDVLSNLGININEINESSIDIKTLCQQAISNQPKSVADYKKGNEKVIMRLIGEVMKLSKGTADARKVKEELVELLKE